DNA sequence from the Malus domestica chromosome 11, GDT2T_hap1 genome:
aataaacaaaaaatgcacGTAAAAGCTCACTAAagaggtcgtacccagtgcacaaggctcccactttacgcagggtctggaagagatgaatgtcggctagccttacccccatttacgTAAAAGCTCACTGAAGGGCCAAATTTGAACAATTTGGGCAATTGGGTATCCTCAAAACAATTCAAAGAGCAACAAACGAGCGTGAAAGCAGcaggaaaacaaaagaaagtccAAAAGGACAGTCCATAAGTTGAACATAACACTTTCTAGTCACACTATTAATTGCACTGAGAGTTTAGTCTTAATGATGGATTTGCAATGCATAGAGTTCATTTTGCAGAGTTCAAAAATGCATTGTGACTTTAGTCTTAGTGTAAAGCACATGATAGCAATAATTGGCACACTGATCCCAACTCATCATTCTCAAGTATTCTTAGATATggtataataaataataattatgaTTTAAGGAAAATAGGCAATTACCATTTCTTAGATATTCAGGAGGCTTGTGCAAGATTAGTGCTGTTACTTTTTTCATCCCTACTGTTTTTCATCAACCCAAAACTCGAAGGCGTAGGATTGCCATTCTTGCAACACCATCCATGAAATTACCACTTTGATCTCATATAAATCCATGTAGTTGTCAGATAAAAAGTCTTAACAGAGCAAAAAATGTCTACTTATCAAAAAAATGTTCCACAATGATATGTGATCAAAATTATCTCACTtcttgtaaaaattgaaaaactaaataaacaaatttgggaAAGGAAATTGGAGACATCACCTCATCAAAGAGAACCATATATGAATTGAAGTCATGGTACAATGGGCGGCCTTCAATACTGCAGTAATCCAATACTTCGGCAATGTTCAGAGCAACTCATAGTCTCATAGCCCACTCAATGGTCTGATTCTCCCCTATCAAGAAAGTGTGAGATGAATTTATACATGAAGCACTTTGAATAGCTATAGGCAATAAATTTCAGTGACCACTTGTCAAGAATATGAGAATGGGAAAAGCAAAATAGGAGTcacaaattgaaatgaaaatggCAGATTTGCAGATAATGAATCAGCTTAATTTGTGAAAGTGGTTTGAGATGACAGTATTGCTCATGTGGAACAAATGCATTCTTTAAAGGGATTAACGCCCCAAAAAATCAATATCTTAggtaaaaaaagagaaaattatgTCTTTGTAGGACTCATCAAATCtagattgaaatttttttaagtttcaatttGGCTTTTCACATTACAAATAAACAGTAGATGCAACCAATTCATATTCGTATTTGTTAAAACGCAATGCAACTTTCAAGTAAAGGGGTGTTCCTCCTCATATTTCAAGCAATTTGTCAAACATGTTCCCATATCTTGTGCAGAAAAGAAAGGCcaaaaattgtataaaaaacAAATTCATTGAATAACTGAATATAGGAGGCACATACAGTTGAAGAGATGTTTGGCAAGTGTATCATGATGCATGTACTCCGCCACCAGCAACTTCTTGTCGTCATCGCAGCAATACCCAATCATGAAGAAGTGCCTTTTTGAAATGAAAAAATACGTTGCATAGACTGCACAGAGAAATTAAACTACTTGACATATTTCCAAAAATCAAAATAGCAACTTTAAGAAATACTTGGACCAATGTGAAATTTGCCCTCTTCGTTaacatgaagaaaataaaattaacttCGGCAAACTATGTAACAGCCTCATTGAGTAAAAAAAATGCATCTCATATCTTAATCATTTTATATACACAATGGATTGAGCATGCATAACCAAGTAGGTTCTACATATGACCGCTCTAGGTTCGAGAATAAGCAGGAACCTCCTGTCAAGTAATATCAATTTAAGTTTATATGAATTCAAAATTCAGTATACATAATTTGGAAATAGAAAAAACATAAAGATAATTATACCTGGAGAGCGATGGCAGGGGTATTTCATTAGCCAGAAAAACTTGCAAAgacaaaaaaattcacaaaataaGTATACTAGCACTCATAATTTAACCTctatcatgaaaaataaattcataAAGTAAACTTTAACATTCATCATAACATTAACAATTTGATTAACCAATACTCATCGCTAATTTTCCAATACTGTTTAAACTGAAATGAATACATTTTTAGCTTGTAGATACGAATAATTTAATCTGTGCTATATTTTAACAGCAACAATTTTAATCAAAAATATTAAAGGTATCTCTAACCCTCCAATAGTGCCTAAACCgaaacaaacacattttttgTTTCTATACACTAATAACTTAATGTCCGCCATGAAAAATGAATATATAATTCACACTTCAAATCCAGCAATGTTAAACCCTCAAATCCTACTAAAGAAAAAACTATGAACACACCCACAACCCAAACACATAGAGAAAACTTGACCAAATtaggaaaacaaaattaaaaattaaaaattaaaaaaaaaaaaaagcccaggtgaaaacaaaagaaagaaaaaaaaaacagaaaacctTTCCATATTagcaaaacaaaatttaaaaaaataaaaaaaaccaagcgcaagcaaaacaaaggaaaataaattaaaacacatCCATATACCTTTAACACACAGAGCATGGAAATTCGAAATCGAAACTCCCAAATTTTCAAAGGCACCGtttcctgaaattgaaaatcgatttgCATCAGACATTTACAAAAACTATCGAACCAAACacagaaaatcaaaaccatatCGACTGATAAACATGCAAAACTTACCTGGAAACGCTGGATTAGACCAGCCCAAACCAATTTCCAATCgaataaaaaatgggtaaaaATCTCTGAAATCGAAAACCAAACGGCATCAGACATGCAAAAAAACTATGCGAGCAACCAGGTAGAAATTAAGAACTTTGATAAGTAATCAAAGAACAACATCACTAGAAACCGACGAATCAGCAGAACGACAGAAAACAAAATCACATACAAAGAAAAACGGAGGGCGAAAAACCAACGAAGTCGAGGTATCCCAGAGAAGAAAGTGAAAAAGCAAAGAAAGATTTAGAATACCTAGCTAGACCCAAAACGCACACGATGACGGACAAGTGGAACGAAAGGGCATAACTGTCATTTCACTGTGCAAAACAGATAGAAAGTGTggtggaaaaaaaattggagggTATTTTTGACATTTTAGTGTGTGTTTTAGTACATATAAACTAGAATCTGTACCCGCACATTGCTGTGAGATTGAAAACTATATGAATGATTATGCAATTTCAATCTTCATAAACAATTGAGTGAAAAATTGAGTTACCAATGCTAATGCAAATTATACACAACCTCATCATgaagaaaacaaatttaaatatcAAAGGAGAAACCTATTTCGTctattaaaaatgttgtttactGCAACAATAAAAGTTGTCCTCTGCTATGTTGGTCATTAAGGAAGCATCCCAggcaagggaaaaaaaattgaaataaatttatagacaatagaattatatcatgaaGAAAATAAGGATAATAAGTGTTTACCTAGTGTTTTTGTGTGCAGAAAGAAATCTGATTTTGCACGAAATGGAGATGACCTTCTCTGGCAATTCTATAGGACACGATCAAACTTTTGTGCATTTCCAACTTGCCTTGCAACCAAGTTTCTACAAAAACAAATCGAATTCAAGAAAGTAATGAGACCAAGGCATAAGAGATTATAAGAAAAAGTATAGAAAATATAAACCACATATACCACTTATTATACTACTTTGTATTCCGAATACACCTAAAAATATATCGATTTCTAGTGAATGGTTCGGTTCCAATTAATTCCATTTTAGTTTCTTTCAAACCCTTCAACTTATCCTTGGCATTTTTTTAATGGCATCATAATTAAGAGTTAGCTAATAATAAATATACAAATCTGTTAACCTTTAGTTGACCCTCGACATATGCTTGGAAGAGGGCTCTTTCAATTCAACATCCTGAAATCATGTCAAGAGTTAAAAAGGAGCAAGAAAAAACTAATGTAAGAGCTCTGTAAAATTGAGGCATAGCATATTACCTTATAGGGCCTCTTTAGAATTAGGTGGACCAAGTCTATTGCTATGGTTTCATCACCCAATTTGTCAACCATCTGAAAAATGAAGAGAGAGTATCTACATATGTAAAATCTGAAAAGTAATAGCAAAATATGAGTCGGTTGTTTAAAACAACGATCTAGCTAAGATAACATCCATACCTACATataattcacaacttatgagaCAGATTAGTGTAATAAGGAATTTCCACCAAGTTCCCTTTCAAAGATCCACCAGTCCCTCTCACAAATCCCACTTCAATGAAAAGGAAGTTAGGCCACACACAGTATAAAATGACTACTCTAGCTTTTTTCAAAAATGATATTCTAAGAAGCTAAATGGTTGAAGAACCTAAGAACAAgatatagaaaacttcattttaatccttaaaaaagatgagttttagattataaccatatgtaagattaaaatccaattttagtccCCTAGCAtatttaatcatatcatttattagttgtattttgatgttttattttatccttttatttttattttaatgtattaattacatttaaatttaatttttatttcattcatcataatatattttaatgtctacatttaggcaactaattttttttataatatatattccgattacaattttgtatgttctttatttaggtacattaatacatttgaatattttggtatatCCATTGGTATATCCATTGGTACAAACATGTAGTTACATTGATTCAATAATGCATTTCGGTCAATATAATGTATTTCGTTACGTACACTTTGGTACACACATTTGAGTAttgacttttaggtacattaattcaattattatatttcggtaaatacatttaggtacatacattttggtattgatatttaggtacatacattttcgctattgacatttaggtacatacattttggtattgacatttaggtacattaattcaatataatacatttcgatacatacatttaggttcattataatatatttcggtacaatcatgtaggtacaaatatttcggtacaaaaaagtcaattttatatattttggcacAATCATTTATGAacacttatgtatttatatatttttgtatcacaatttttttttaatattttctcatttacattaatttctaattaaaaaaactaaatatgtgcatattaataaaattaaaatttaatatggagagattaaataaaaatacacattaaataacaaaaattgaatgtaaattttgataaaagtacactcaagggattaaattgaatatttaatctagcaccaagtttttttttaattttaatcttttgtaaggattaatgttcaaaaacctcaagaagataatatataaatttatactaaACTGTAGTATTAAATCTACATACACTAAAGTAAAGTTATTGTAAATGCCCAAAAATAAATCTAAACGAAAACTTGAAACTAGAAaccaaatggttatcaaacggctCCTAAAGGATTACACATTCTGGATTTATTAAATGGAGTTTTCCGAGACCTTCAACTAAGTGAGACTAATATACAAATACTAAAGAATAATATCGCATAGTCTTACCTCAATCTTCTAAAAATTGATCATGACACACCCTTTTGTACCACATGGATCTCTTACCTACAATGTTGCTAATAGAAGCTTTCAAAACTATAATGAATGGAAAGACATAATCCTCAATCTTCCAAACATGGATTACCAAAGTTACCTGATCAGTCTGCAAGGTCACTTGAATAGGTTCAAAATGAGTGACCAGAGGCAGCTTGAGATGAAAACCTGACATTTGAAATAATGAGAAGCAGGCAAAGTTAAGGCCCTATGCAAGCAACTTCTCAATGCACATCACCTGGATCTGTAATTGTCTTCAGAAAAGCGCATCCTCTCCAATATACCCCAACATGACCTTCTGGGACTTGGTGCAAAATTGATATAGTTGATGATGTTGGAAGAACCGTATGTAAACATCAAGACGTCCCAATTTTAAGAATTTAGCATACTAATCGAAGTTCCCCAGCTAGCATATCATAGTATTTAACAAAAATACAATCCAAGTCTATTGCAACTATCATTACAGAAAACGAAAAATTCCGAGAAAACCCTTCAATTCGATGCATTATTGGGAAATCGCGTAACTCTAATTCTCAATCAACTAATACAAATATTAGATAGAGGATGAATTAAGTCACCAGATGCATTTTATTGCACATGATCATGCTTAGAAAACATATGATCATTAATGACATGACAAAAGAAGAATGCATTACGAAACTGTAAAAAATCGAAAATTAATACTTTAACACAAATATATGTATTCAGTGGAAATCAAGAACAGATACATGATACTCAAAATAGAGGAATTACTTACcataataaaacctaaaagtgaAACAAATTGATGAACAACTGAGTTAGTACTGCATATCAAGTGATGAATTAAGCTCGAAGATAAAATGGGATAAGCAATACTTGCTATTTGTATTAGTTGTAAATATGAGGCCTTCCACTTCAGATCGTCGCCCCAACTTAGCAGCAAGGAAGTTGTATGCAAAGATAACAACTGCTTTAGAACACCCATTTTAGAAAAGATTCAACCAAAGGCCATAGAGATTCAGCGGAACAGAGAGAAAAAGATAATCCCAAACaaaattctagagagagaagagtTACCCTGAAATCAAAGCCAGTTGAAGAATTTTCTTCGAATTGGGGCTGGGTTGGAAGAACGTATTGGAAGCAAAAGGAAGAGCCCAGTTTCGCTTAACTAAGAAACCCAATGCAATCCTTGATCATAACACATAACATAGGCTAATAAAATATCTCACCAAAGCACAAAAcgcaaaacaatcaaatggaaatTAGTGGAGAGAGTGAAAAGCAACAGAAGCAAAAAGAGTGAAAAGCAGAGGGAAGAAGCTAGAAGACGCAACGATGGTCGATAGGTGGAGCGGAAGGGCATAATCGCATTTTCACTGTAGAAAAGCTGAAATAAAGCACAACCAGATAAAAATTTGGAGGGCATTTTCGCCACTCCACTGTCCACATACAGTAACCTGGAGTTTGGGTTttggtatatatataaatgtgttaGAATAGGTATTTAAactaaaaaatccaaaaaaatcattctaatatgaaattatttagtcatcaaactatataaaaacaaatagaCATATTCAATACAAGCATTATGAACCGtctatttatttgttacattcGATTGACTAAATGATGTTAGTTTTGATATTTTGTTGAGATAATCTATACAAAttgatttataatataaacgaTTTCGATTATACACACAAAATTCTATAAACAGTCACGAAGTAAATTGAGAATAACTCCTCCTCAATCTTAAAGAACTCATCCACTGACTAGGCTTCCACGCCATATCTTAATGTGATGACTcattatatatacatgttcaatacctaatttaccctttattattataattatttgtttacaacaATATATTAGAGGGAAAGAATaaatggagttttaacgaaaagttcgcggtattattcactttaacgaaaaaccatatttttatactaaaaagtcaaacctggtactattcactttaccctttattttgtccttatcgttaaaactaaaagttttcaCGTTAGACATTTGGAAGTGCTTTACCCCTCGAAAAACTGATATGGGTCTTGctaatgttattttatttaacTGCTATTCTTTGTAGCTTACAAAACTAATACAAATACCCATTAATGATTTTGTGAAATCgcaaatttcataaaaattatGAGTTGTAACTCACATTTTCACCACACCATAAACTATCTCGTGTCATTTTCGCCACGCCTCAAACTTTTGAAACTTCACACAAAACATTGAAATATGTTCCAAGACCCCAATACATTCTAGGGAGGAGAATTCTCTCCcctcttaatctttctcccattTTCTCACCTCCTACTTGAACGATTACAattaagctacgtcaacatgttatattaattttttttttatagagacggtaagacaaaaagcaaagtATGAGAGGAGGGAAGGAAAGAGAATGGAAATAGAAGAGAAGATAATCTTACTCCGTATTCTCGACCCCTTAAGAATGTTCTATTGGTTTCTCAGTTTTCCATGTTAACAGTT
Encoded proteins:
- the LOC103412654 gene encoding serine/threonine-protein kinase BSK1-like, producing the protein MLCVLKFFWLMKYPCHRSPVYATYFFISKRHFFMIGYCCDDDKKLLVAEYMHHDTLAKHLFNWENQTIEWAMRL